One genomic window of Limanda limanda chromosome 16, fLimLim1.1, whole genome shotgun sequence includes the following:
- the rif1 gene encoding telomere-associated protein RIF1, translated as MMATAEPPSSSSLLPLLESLEDSAAGQSEHTDAYLTIASRLSGEEARQFLPAVEKHFSRLGKSILIHVTSPSAELSQAALQALGFCVYHSPVVSGVPEAFAAEIVSALCSLVVKSTDKNTCTRALWVVSKQSFPPDVVSKKVPSILGTLESVWSREDIQSVVMEHEALNVIIRLLEQVPAPMGDGAVRWAKLVIPLVVHSASKVRLRAAAAMEMGMPLLLEKQTGVAAIIEPMMATKLIPELQKLFMSKNEANVLKLWPLFVKLLGKMLHRGGPFINSLLHLEELGFRSSSPTIKKIAFIAWKSLIDNFSLNPDILCSAKRIKLLMQPLASIHVRTEALLLTKVEVWWYLVVQLGPNLASNFDQVSVPLLQCTIGCDGSSVPATPSRAVTQNGATTPGTPKTAATPGFNSPANTSRMSLNSSVMVPSTFPSIQLLGLEMLLHYFLGPETVATAAKRKLTLSLEPLNHPLVSGSSSFTKHAAVLISTLRDGFISVGKDAPDALLNVLWTNLVRFVNMTIESGGSKKDRQGSEVLTLMLQALQSIVTSENLPAHKVLVLLEATVKGIPQRVLGSASYQVGKMDVLNGTPALYLVLLLYNSSMLSAYIEDERFFQCLQTLVGCGLSGHTSPLAFAEAVLGAIGGSAGSLQSKEQLWRMWSVMVSPLTDTITQSNEVNQGDALEHNFSAMHAALLFPVTHLLRGPPLQQASQKSMLSTWSKLYKVFARCSSLVVTAEENICCEELCGKMTASMDRDALKVPSTLNAVSSLLQVMVECVDFSPYSPQFQQKLKSPHTPVNWMRKRNKALGNLSTFQSLLVQCLEVYLQAPKLSSEATGVSLVSIMSALFTNLILANAVQEALASLVQPLSLLYKHAAVELPEFTSLLLTKLEKLLGDVLGCVQSRSSLAFNDELLALLSPLLCVLFPLKNKQLRTPVIQFWNATFANSVSLAYPEEIRPILSQVKQKIPIILPGFEVVSGDLSGQYSSESSQLETKLSGIPVSSVGKRDSLLGKAAEQKDKISMKTSKPVSTKLDFGSPKPPRREVLEEEASIDFVFIPPETKERVLTEHQKEVKRTKRSDIPAMYNNLDASLDTTVFTQYTQSQEDSSEKLQTEQNDKVSKETPDEVPQEEMEKEEDAEIPARATGDCSSPKKTEEETENHQDEEMTPEPADVSMEEDAKSDDTAEDMESKDDLSPNVSSSSDLVSGTPQKPNSRRQSFITLEKYAEGKPASPSSTFTGRLGKSSSSQERSKTSKASSSQSSQISAGPDSLDSQSPGRMDSQNPVNDSTESPRRPKDSGIKSEPVRLTERLPSDPSENEDVIPDTQTEAEDMQPSSQEEELNDSQSTSRVSQGKTRHSGRRKIKPVLPGEDPESQGEKTSTKRRRSGEKLNNDSPDSTQSRVTRRSQQISEEASGREKLRTRAQREKSETSQTDSQGKAHKKIKLQSNLDESLDNPESRRGRRRSTREQESSQTVLQSDGESQSQKKRGLPKRASEINKEVGVKRKMKDSQEKEESSQTDTRVVEQKEKDDDELMNDSQMNSPSPQTGARSQDSEVVEQKEKEDQELKSDSQIITPSPQTDTKSQEFDVGEQTEQVEHELLNDSHIISASPQTGARSQDSEVVEKEDQELKSDSQMISPSPQTETRSQEFELEEQTEKDAVKPKDSQILTSSQPDVQSLESERVEETKKEDGSISVSTNEAQDGTDTTKEFENESEVKGKPKTSDAVDEDLSQEDSEVITPVSSESQSRRRSGRSKASAESEDKSDSQPSSGRGRRSNSKMSAVTQAEESIGGRTRRSKSTPGSTPESSQSLEVSGSLESSQGRGRYSRRKSSQALVPSLESSESESSQAKEISVMPKKRGRKSKASLPSPLAADCKIDGIDNDVAKSVVDDPQEEDAQITEATTETVLDEAQKSPNVQDSESFRDEAEPDEQPDQESPMEEEADAVVASEPVVPGKTEIEDKEGSDVSPSKTEQRDSPTKTDGTSSQERDTEDVEVPEPAGVSNEQIEETVPPAVETLVSLDETTEEPQVSESPEDQAEDFSETGDSDKENEQADSDQEHPVVPVEAEPQDGKRVEIPKVTDEPSKEEEPSEQCTELITEEDAAPPPEDDEDNNQMMECQDEEQTQAADAEDDVVGSLNAAPTDPCYAPVFADSSDKDAFQDSPMRQKNLEAVMGLDVGQSPSGGRTRGTWSPSASPSTSILKKGQKRPLEDETPSPLVKSRRVSFADPIQRQELADDIDRRSPAIRTSSPRRSRASAIPLPKYVTTPTKGLLILSPRNLRSPGSKSSKKCLISEMNQEPRPVPSDCIYPALVGCSAPVEAVLPQISSTLWSRGFGQLVRARNIKTVGDLSALTPLEIKTLPIRSPKISNVKKALKFYEQQRKGRGGDELKSLDEMELMTSELEETSAPQNQEDEDKASGETLATELMDEPVPADERSHQDASGDQTPDTPTGGGGVEDEGRLHGDGLLADVDTLTCRMTPLELSRCSPLQLVHVHEQLGGLMSRVVGELQTRLRQADGKT; from the exons AGTGTCAGCACTTTGCTCCCTGGTGGTGAAGTCCACGGACAAGAACACGTGCACCAGAGCCTTGTGGGTCGTCTCCAAACAGAGCTTTCCTCCAGATGTAGTTTCCAAAAAA GTTCCGTCTATACTGGGAACGCTGGAGAGTGTGTGGAGCAGGGAAGACATCCAGTCTGTTGTAAtggagcatgaagccttgaacGTAATCATCAG GTTGCTGGAGCAGGTTCCAGCTCCGATGGGCGATGGAGCCGTGCGCTGGGCGAAGCTGGTCATTCCTCTGGTCGTCCACTCCGCCTCCAAGGTGCGTCTCCGGGCCGCGGCCGCCATGGAGATGGGAATGcccctgctgctggagaaacaGACGGGGGTGGCGGCGATCATCGAACCAATGATGGCGACG AAACTGATCCCAGAGCTGCAGAAGCTTTTCATGTCCAAGAACGAAGCAAACGTCCTGAAGCTCTGGCCTTTATTTGTGAAGCTGCTCGGGAAG ATGCTGCACAGAGGAGGTCCCTTCATCAACTCTCTGCTGCATCTGGAGGAGCTTGGATTCCGCAGCTCCTCCCCGACCATCAAGAAGATCGCCTTCATCGCCTGGAAAAGCCTCATAGACAACTTCTCCCTCAATCCAG ACATCCTGTGCAGCGCCAAACGTATCAAGCTCCTGATGCAGCCGCTCGCCTCCATCCACGTCCGGACCGAAGCTCTGCTGCTCACCAAGGTGGAGGTGTGGTGGTACCTGGTGGTGCAGCTGGGACCCAACCTGGCCTCCAACTTTGATCAG GTTTCTGTGCCTTTGCTCCAGTGCACCATCGGGTGTGACGGCTCCTCCGTCCCAGCCACTCCCTCCAGAGCCGTCACTCAAAATGGTGCCACTACACCTGGAACACCCAAGACCG CAGCTACTCCGGGCTTCAACAGTCCGGCCAACACGTCTCGAATGAGCCTGAACTCCAGCGTCATGGTGCCCTCCACCTTCCCCTCCATCCAGCTGCTCGGCCTGGAGATGCTGCTCCACTATTTCCTGGGACCGGAGACTGTTGCCACGGCAGCGAAAAGAAAACTCACCCTGAGTCTCG AGCCCCTGAACCACCCGCTCGtctccggctcctcctccttcaccaaaCACGCTGCTGTCCTCATCTCGACCCTCAGAGATGGATTCATAAGCGTCGGCAAAGACGCTCCAG ATGCTCTTTTGAACGTTTTATGGACGAATCTCGTGCGTTTCGTCAACATGACCATAGAGTCCG GCGGCAGTAAGAAGGACCGACAGGGATCTGAAGTTCTCACCCTGATGCTTCAGGCTCTGCAGAGCATCGTCACCTCCGAGAATCTGCCTGCACACAAAGTCCTG GTTCTGCTGGAGGCCACGGTGAAGGGAATTCCTCAGCGAGTTCTTGGCTCCGCCTCTTACCAAGTCGGCAAGATGGACGTGCTAAAT gGAACACCAGCTCTGTATCTGGTCCTGCTCCTCTACAACAGCAGCATGCTCTCGGCCTACATCGAGGACGAGAG ATTCTTCCAGTGCCTTCAGACCCTGGTGGGCTGCGGCCTGTCGGGCCACACCTCCCCGCTGGCGTTTGCCGAGGCGGTGCTCGGCGCCATCGGAGGCAGCGCCGGGTCCCTGCAGAGCAAAGAGCAGctgtggaggatgtggagcGTGATGGTCTCTCCGCTCACAGACACCATCACACAG TCTAATGAAGTGAACCAAGGTGACGCTCTGGAGCACAACTTCAGCGCCATGCACGCCGCGCTGCTCTTCCCCGTCACACACCTCCTGCGTGGCCCCCCCCTGCAGCAG GCGTCCCAGAAGTCGATGTTGTCCACGTGGTCCAAACTGTACAAGGTGTTCGCCCGCTGCTCGTCGCTGGTGGTCACGGCCgaggagaacatctgctgcGAGGAGCTCTGTGGGAAGATGACGGCTTCGATGGACCGAGACGCCCTGAAG GTCCCTTCAACTTTAAATGCAGTTTCCAGCCTCCTCCAGGTGATGGTGGAGTGTGTGGACTTCTCTCCGTACTCTCCTCAGTTCCAGCAGAAGCTAAAGT ctcctcacacTCCTGTGAActggatgaggaagaggaacaagGCTCTGGGGAACTTGTCCACGTTTCAGTCCCTGCTGGTCCAGTGTCTGGAGGTTTATCTCCAGGCCCCCAAGTTGTCGTCGGAGGCCACCGGAGTCTCGCTGGTCTCCATCATGTCGGCTCTCTTCACCAATCTCATCCTCGCGAACGCCGTCCAGGAGGCGCTCGCTTCTCTGGTTCAACCTCTCTCACTCCTCTACAAGCATGCAGCCGTCGAGCTGCCCGAGTTCACATCGCTGCTCCTGACAAAG ctggagaagcTTCTTGGTGACGTCCTGGGCTGCGTTCAGAGCCGCTCTTCTCTGGCCTTCAACGACGAGCTgctggctctgctctctcctctgctgtgtgtgttgtttccacTCAAGAACAAGCAGCTCCGCACGCCGGTCATCCAGTTCTGGAACGCCACCTTCGCCAACTCGGTCAGCCTCGCTTACCCCGAAGAGATCAG ACCGATCCTGAGCCAAGTGAAGCAGAAGATCCCGATCATTCTTCCCGGCTTTGAGGTCGTCTCTGGAGATCTCAGTGGCCAATATTCC AGTGAGAGTTCCCAGTTGGAGACCAAGCTCAGTGGGATTCCCGTGTCGTCGGTGGGAAAGAGGGACTCGCTGCTGGGGAAGGCTGCGGAGCAGAAGGACAAGATCTCCATGAAGACGTCCAAGCCAGTTTCT ACTAAGCTGGATTTTGGCTCTCCCAAGCCCCCCCGCAGAGAGGTCTTGGAGGAAGAGGCCTCCATTGACTTTGTCTTCATTCCTCCTGAGACGAAGGAGAGAGTTCTGACCGAGCAccagaaggaggtgaagaggactAAAAG GAGTGACATCCCGGCCATGTACAACAACCTGGACGCTTCTCTGGATACAACAGTTTTCACTCAGTACACTCAGAGCCAAGAGGACTCCTC GGAGAAACTGCAAACGGAACAAAATGACAAGGTCAGCAAAGAAACTCCTGACGAG gtTCCACAGGAAGAgatggaaaaggaggaagacgCTGAAATTCCAGCAAGAGCGACTGGAGACTGTTCCAgcccaaaaaaaacagaagaagagacagagaaccaCCAGGATGAAGAAATGACCCCTGAGCCAGCAGATGTTTCCATGGAGGAAGATGCCAAGAGTGACGATACAGCAGAAGACATGGAGTCTAAAGACGACTTGAGTCCTAACGTCTCCAGCTCCTCAGATCTGGTCTCGGGGACTCCTCAGAAACCCAACAGTCGCCGTCAGTCCTTTATCACTCTGGAGAAGTATGCCGAGGGCAAACCTGCCAGCCCCAGCAGCACATTCACAGGTCGCCTCGGAAAGTCCTCCAGTAGCCAAGAACGCTCCAAAACCAGCAAGGCGTCTTCTTCTCAGTCCTCCCAGATATCTGCTGGTCCAGACTCTCTGGATTCCCAATCCCCTGGAAGGATGGACTCGCAGAATCCTGTTAACGATTCCACTGAGTCCCCTCGGCGACCTAAAGACTCTGGGATTAAGAGCGAGCCTGTCAGGCTGACTGAGCGACTGCCCAGCGACCCGTCAGAGAACGAAGACGTTATCCCAGACACCCAAACGGAGGCAGAGGATATGCAGCCGTCGAGTCAGGAAGAGGAACTGAACGATTCTCAGTCTACGTCGCGGGTTTCTCAAGGGAAGACCAGGCACTCTGGGCGCCGCAAAATCAAACCTGTGCTGCCCGGAGAGGACCCTGAATCCCAGGGAGAAAAGACCTCGACCAAAAGAAGACGTTCTGGGGAGAAGCTCAACAATGATTCTCCAGACTCGACACAAAGCAGAGTAACCAGGAGAAGTCAGCAGATTTCTGAGGAAGCCAGTGGCAGAGAGAAGTTACGAACGAGGGCTCAGAGGGAAAAGAGCGAGACGAGCCAGACTGACTCTCAGGGTAAAGCCCACAAGAAGATCAAACTGCAGAGCAACTTGGATGAGTCCCTCGATAATCCTGAATCcagaagaggaagacgaagaagcACCAGAGAGCAGGAGTCCAGCCAAACTGTTCTGCAGTCCGATGGTGAAAGCCAGTCACAGAAAAAGCGCGGTCTCCCTAAAAGAGCATCAGAGATTAACAAGGAGGTTGGAGTCAAGAGAAAGATGAAGGATTCACAGGAGAAAGAAGAGTCCAGCCAAACTGACACACGGGTTGTAGAACAGAAGGAAAAGGATGATGATGAACTAATGAACGACTCTCAGATGAACTCTCCTTCTCCTCAAACTGGTGCTAGATCTCAGGACTCTGAGGTTGTAGAacagaaggaaaaggaggatCAGGAACTAAAGAGTGACTCTCAGATAATTACTCCTTCTCCTCAAACTGATACCAAGTCCCAAGAGTTTGATGTTGGAGAACAAACTGAGCAGGTAGAACATGAACTACTGAACGACTCTCACATAATCAGCGCTTCCCCTCAAACTGGTGCCAGATCCCAGGACTCTGAGGTTGTAGAAAAGGAGGATCAGGAACTAAAGAGTGACTCTCAGATGATTAGTCCTTCTCCTCAAACTGAGACCAGATCCCAAGAGTTTGAACTTGAAGAACAAACTGAAAAAGACGCCGTTAAGCCAAAAGATTCTCAAATCCTAACCTCTTCTCAACCTGATGTCCAATCCCTAGAATCTGAGCGTGTAGAGGAGACCAAAAAGGAGGATGGTTCGATATCCGTCTCAACCAATGAGGCCCAAGACGGAACCGACACGACAAAGGAGTTTGAGAATGAATCGGAGGTCAAAGGCAAACCCAAGACAAGCGATGCCGTAGATGAGGACCTTAGTCAAGAGGACTCTGAAGTGATCACACCTGTATCTTCTGAGAGCCAGTCTCGGCGTAGATCCGGAAGAAGCAAGGCTTCAGCAGAGTCCGAAGACAAAAGTGACAGTCAGCCTTcatcaggaagaggaagacgctCAAACTCGAAGATGTCAGCTGTAACTCAGGCAGAGGAAAGCATTGGAGGTAGAACCAGAAGAAGCAAATCAACTCCTGGCTCAACCCCGGAGAGTTCTCAGTCGTTAGAAGTCTCTGGATCTTTGGAGTCCTCCCAAGGCAGGGGCAGGTACTCCAGACGGAAGTCGTCCCAGGCGTTAGTTCCCAGTTTGGAGTCTTCAGAGTCTGAAAGCTCACAAGCCAAAGAAATTTCTGTTATGCccaaaaagagagggaggaaatcGAAAGCTTCCCTTCCCAGTCCTCTCGCCGCTGATTGTAAAATAGATGGAATTGATAACGATGTGGCAAAGAGTGTGGTTGATGATCCTCAAGAAGAAGATGCGCAAATCACAGAAGCCACAACTGAAACAGTTTTAGACGAAGCACAGAAAAGCCCAAATGTTCAGGATTCTGAATCCTTCCGGGATGAAGCTGAACCGGATGAGCAACCTGACCAAGAGTCACCaatggaggaagaggctgaTGCTGTCGTGGCCTCAGAACCTGTCGTTCCAGGGAAAACTGAGATTGAAGACAAAGAGGGAAGCGATGTGTCTCCGAGCAAGACAGAGCAAAGAGACTCTCCAACAAAAACTGATGGAACTTCTTCTcaagagagagacactgaggacGTAGAAGTGCCTGAACCAGCTGGGGTCAGTAATGAGCAGATAGAGGAAACTGTGCCTCCTGCTGTGGAGACACTGGTGTCTCTGGATGAGACCACGGAGGAACCTCAGGTCTCAGAGTCTCCAGAGGACCAAGCTGAAGACTTTTCTGAAACTGGGGACAGTgataaagaaaatgaacaaGCTGATTCAGACCAAGAACATCCAGTTGTCCCAGTGGAAGCTGAACCTCAGGATGGGAAACGGGTTGAGATTCCGAAAGTCACGGATGAGCCTtcaaaggaggaggagccatCGGAGCAGTGCACAGAGCTCATCACGGAGGAAGACGCCGCACCTCCACCAGAGGATGATGAAGACAACAACCAGATGATGGAGTGTCAGGATGAAGAGCAAACTCAGGCGGCCGACGCTGAGGACGATGTAGTCGGAAGTTTGAACGCGGCTCCGACTGATCCGTGCTACGCTCCAGTGTTTGCAGATTCCTCTGATAAAGATGCTTTTCAGGATTCTCCCATGAGGCAGAAGAACCTGGAGGCTGTCATGGGCTTAGATGTTGGCCAGAGCCCCAGCGGTGGCAGGACCAGAGGAACCTGGTCTCCCTCGGCCTCCCCCTCCACCAGCATCCTGAAGAAGGGCCAGAAAAGACCCCTGGAGGACGAGACCCCCTCGCCTCTGGTCAAA TCCAGACGTGTGTCTTTTGCCGATCCCATCCAGAGGCAGGAACTGGCCGACGACATTGATCGTCGCAGCCCGGCCATCAGAACCAGTTCTCCCAGAAGATCCAGAGCGAGCGCCATCCCTCTACCCAAA TATGTCACGACTCCGACAAAGGGCTTGTTGATCCTGAGCCCCAGAAATCTGCGTAGTCCAGGTTCCAAGAGCTCCAAGAAATGCCTG ATTTCTGAAATGAACCAAGAGCCCCGTCCTGTCCCCAGTGACTGTATCTATCCGGCCCTGGTCGGCTGCTCTGCCCCTGTAGAGGCTGTGCTGCCTCAGATCTCCTCCACCTTGTG GTCTCGTGGGTTCGGGCAGCTCGTTCGGGCCAGAAACATCAAAACGGTCGGTGACCTCAGCGCTTTAACGCCCCTCGAGATCAAGACTCTTCCCATTCGCTCGCCGAAGATCTCCAACGTCAAGAAGGCACTTAAGTTTTATGAGCAGCAG CGTAAAGGTCGAGGTGGCGACGAGCTGAAGAGTCTCGATGAGATGGAGTTGATGACGTCTGAGCTGGAGGAGACCAGTGCTCCTCAAAaccaggaggacgaggacaaggCCTCAGGCGAGACTCTCG CAACGGAGCTGATGGACGAACCCGTTCCTGCCGATGAAAGGTCTCACCAGGACGCCTCCGGGGATCAAACCCCCGACACgccaacaggaggaggaggagtagaagACGAAGGACGGCTTCATGGGGACGGTCTCCTGGCGGACGTGGACACCCTCACCTGCAGGATGACGCCACTGGAACTCAGTCGCTGCTCGCCGCTGCAGCTCGTCCACGTGCACGAGCAGCTGGGCGGCCTGATGAGCCGCGTGGTCGGCGAGCTGCAGACACGCCTCCGCCAGGCTGACGGCAAAACATGA